In Candidatus Cloacimonadota bacterium, the following are encoded in one genomic region:
- a CDS encoding outer membrane lipoprotein-sorting protein produces MKKFTIIVIAVLMMAATLAAQEITGLQIIENVYNRPTGNDQTADLTMTLINSRGDERVREIKQFVKDFGDK; encoded by the coding sequence ATGAAAAAATTTACAATTATCGTAATAGCAGTGTTGATGATGGCTGCAACCTTGGCAGCACAAGAAATCACAGGTTTGCAAATTATCGAAAATGTTTATAATCGTCCCACCGGAAACGATCAAACTGCAGATCTGACGATGACTTTGATCAATTCTCGTGGAGATGAGCGAGTTCGAGAAATTAAACAATTTGTAAAAGATTTTGGAGATAAG